The Candidatus Lernaella stagnicola DNA window CGCGTCAACTTCCTCGGACACTTCGCGCAGCACCTTCAAGTCGATCTTGCCGCGCGGCAGCACGCGGGTCATGCCGTCGTAATGCACGGGATGAATCGCGGTGATCACCCGGTGGATCAAGCGCGCGATGTGCTTGACGTCTTCCGCGTCGGCCCCGCGCTGCGTCACCCACGGCGTGCCGAGGCGCAGGCCCGTGGCCAGCGGCGTGGCGGTGTCGCCGGGGATGGTGTTTTTGTTGAGGATGATGCCCGCCAGTTCCAGAATGTGCGCGGCCGGCTCGCCGTAAAGCAGCGGCGTTCCCCGGGGGGTGAGCGGTTTGAGGTCGATCAGCAGCTTGTGCGTATCGGTGCCGCCGTAGGCGAGGCGAACGCCCAGCCGCTGGAATTCTTCGGCCATCACTTTCGCGTGGCCGGCGATGCGGTGCATGAGCTGCCGGAACGAGTCGGTCTGCGCCAGCTTGAACGCCACGGCCAGCGCGGCAATCGTGTTCATATGCGGGCCGCCTTGCTCGCCCGGGAAGACGCTGTTGTGGATCTTCGCCGCCAGCTTGCCGCTGCTGGTGAGGATCACCGCACCGCGCGGACCCATCAAGGTCTTGTGGGTCGTGAACGTCACTACATGGGCATGGTCGATCGGGTTCGGGTAATCCCCGGCCACGGTCAGACCCGCCGGGTGGGCGATGTCGGCCATCAGGTATGCGCCCACTTCGTCGGCAATGGCGCGGAACTTGGCGAAATCCGGCGCCCAGGGGTAGGACGTGTACCCGGCGATGATCATCTTCGGCCGATGTTCCTTGGCCAGCCTCATCACTTCGTCGTAATCGATCAGTTCGGTTTGCGGGTCCACGCCGTAGGGCACGATGTGGTAGTGCTTGCCGGTCATGTGGAAGGGGCTGCCGTGCGAGAGGTGCCCGCCCGCCATGAGGTCCAGGGCCATGACGGTGCCGCCGCGGGGCACCAGGGCTTCGTACACGGCGATGTTGGCCGGGGCGCCCGAGAGGGGCTGCACGTTGGCGTGGATTTTCGACGCCGGTGTCTTTTCGGTGGCGAAGCACTCGGCGGCGCGGGTGCGGCAGATCGATTCCACGAGGTTCACGTACGCGTTGCCCTTGTAAAAGCGGCGGTCGGCGTAGCGGCGGTAGCGCACGAGCCGGGTGGCGATGTCGGACAGGTTTTCCATCGGCATCAGCGTGTTTTCGCGCGCCGGGTAGCCTTCCGCGTAGAGGTTCGTGAAACACGTGTCGAGCATCCGGCGCACCGGCCAGGCGCAAATACTTTCCGAGGGAATCAGCACGATGTGCCGCGCCTGCCGCTCTTCCTCCCAGTGGAGCAGTTCGTTCATCAGGGAGTCGGCGTTCTGGATGTTTTCGTCGAAAAGGAAATCGATGATCGCTTCGTCGGACATGTCGTTACCTCAAGCGAGTTTCGAAACAGTTGAAGTCACCGTTTCTTAACACCGCGCTAAATGAAAGTAAACGCCGCCCGCGCGTCGCGACCGGCAAACGCTGGTGAAAAGCGAATTCGCACCCCGTAATCGCCGACCGCGTCCCCTTCTACGGCCGCCGCGGCATTCAGGTCCCGGCCCTAGTGCCGCAAAACAACTGAAAAGGCGGGACGGGCGCCGAGACCGGTTATTTGTAGGGGAAAAGAGTTAACACCGAGGACTAATGCTTTTAGCAGCCTAAGACCATCTTTCCACATCGCAAACCGGTTCCAGAAAGGTCGCTGCTACTATGCGCTACTCACTACGTGACAGATTTGGCGGAAGACCACTCATAATAAACTTTTAGATTATTCATAAAGCTCCAATCAAGCCAGCCTTCTTTCTGCATTCGACCGACAACGATCCCCGGCGCGATACCAATTCCCGTTGCGAAACTGCGCACATCGTCTTTCGATCGGAATTGTCTTGCGGCCAACCCGTGTAGACGGTTTGCATCGGCAGGTTTTATCAGGATATTACTTGCGTAAACGTCTGCTTGTCTTTCAGATTCGTTATCCAGGCCACCCAAGCCCTCGATAAATAATAGTTTTTTGCCGTGTAGCAGCAGGTGGGCGGCTTCGTGGAAAAAGGTGAACCAAACGTGATCGTTCGAGTTGTAGCGCAAACTGAGCAAGAGCATGGCTTTTGCAGGCGCCAACCATCGTGTTGCCCCGCTTGCCGGGCATCCCGGGGGCGTTTCCAAGAACACAACCGCCACGCCGCATGCTGCGCATACCTCGGTCATTCGAACAATGAAAACGTCGGGATCTGACTCGTTTGTCAGGGCGCGTAGTTCACGCAGGGCATCCCTAAACGCTTGTTTATTGAACGGTTCGCAGGGGATATTGTTTGCCCTGCGTTCACCTTCCCGAAGCCAAGCCGCCACTGCGCCCACGTTCTTTTGAAATTTATCAGACGCCCGAAATGCGGCAACGGGTGTTTGATATTGTTCACGCCAAGCGTCTACGGACGCGACACAAAAAAATCTCAGAGAATCCAGCACCTGTTCGCCTTTTTCGCGGATATTGCGGATCAGTCCCAACTTTCGCATCCACGGCAGC harbors:
- a CDS encoding HigA family addiction module antitoxin, with translation MTNHEQFNPDWISPPGDTIDELLEELGWRQTDLAKRMDVTAPFVNDLVKGRVPISTQIAERLSRVLGSTPNFWLVRDAQYQAGLARKDAIEAARKDAGWLKELPLPWMRKLGLIRNIREKGEQVLDSLRFFCVASVDAWREQYQTPVAAFRASDKFQKNVGAVAAWLREGERRANNIPCEPFNKQAFRDALRELRALTNESDPDVFIVRMTEVCAACGVAVVFLETPPGCPASGATRWLAPAKAMLLLSLRYNSNDHVWFTFFHEAAHLLLHGKKLLFIEGLGGLDNESERQADVYASNILIKPADANRLHGLAARQFRSKDDVRSFATGIGIAPGIVVGRMQKEGWLDWSFMNNLKVYYEWSSAKSVT